The following nucleotide sequence is from Peribacillus sp. ACCC06369.
TTTGGTTAGCTCTCGTATTACTTTTTTAATAGTTACTATCTCTTTATAAATTTATTACACGCATAAAGCCCTGCGACACCAGTTATTTCTGCTGCTAATGATTTAAGAGCAGATCCACCTACTCTCAGTTTAATTTGAATGAATAGAGACTATAGCTGTAAATAATACTAAACTCAGGAATACCATAAAAATCCGATTGAAATTTTTCATTGCTCAAAATACCTTTTCTCATGTGTTTGTTTTAATTGTATAATCATGTATGCAATATGTAAATATTTCCCTTGGAAAAGGAGGTAAATATGAATAGAATTTTTAATTACACGACTGTATTAACATTCTTTCTTTTAATTTTATTTAGTGCGAATATGATTAAACCAACAACTTTTGTAGTTCTATTTATTCCATTAAGCCTTTGTATGTTAGGAGTCGGAATAATTCAATTAAAAAAAACTATAAAAAATAGAAATAATATTGAAGAAGAAGCAAGTACATTTAAAGCTTTATTAGAAAAAAGGATAAAATAGCCACACCTAATAAAAGTGGAAAAAACCACTCCCTTTTTTAGGTGTGGTTTTTAGTTATGTACCTTTCTTTACCATTTTTTGATAACTAAAACGGTCTCAATAGTTAAAACAAGAGTATTTTTCTCGTTATTCTGAGAAGAATCGTACATTTTGTTGCTAGGCCTTTGGAGAATACCCATTTCTGTAATTAAGTTCAATAAAAAATGTATCATGATGTCACCTTCCCCATCTATAATTAGATGGAATAGCAAGACCGTGACCTTTTTCCTGAATCTTATATTAATAATTCCAGCTGGAAAAACCCTACAATTAACAGATAATGTTTGCCTAATAAAATCAAACTATTAAAACCTTATCCCTAACCATGATGCAACCACCATCAACACCCCAACGACAACCACTACAACCGGCCCTACAATAATTAAGCCGAATAGCAAAGAGACTACTGCATCCATGAAGATTCGAAGGGGTCCTGCTTTTTCCTTTTTATTAGCTTGCTCCGTCAATAGGTTTTCAAGATGACCGACTTTTTGCTTCAATTCCTGCAACTCTTGAACCACTTTTGTGTTTTGATCCATTATTTACACCACTCCTTGCATTTAACAATAAGTGTTAATTCTATCATTTACATCCATTTTAAAAAAGTGAAATTTAACCTCGAAACCAACTCTACCATTTTATTTCCATCCATAAATATTAAATTCTATTTTCTCAAATTCTGTCATCAATGTTACAATAACAGGGTTAATCAACCAATCTATAGAACACGTGAGGTATCATACTTTTTATGAAAGCATTACGATTATTAAAAAGTTTTAACTTTTTATATTTTGGACTGCTTGCCATTTTCATTCCGTTTCTCCCAGTTTATCTGGCTGATCAAGGTTTGCGTCCAGCCCAAATCGGATTCATCATCGGTACAGGAGGTTTTGTCACCCTCATCACCCAGCCTTTATGGGGAATGATCAGCGACAAAACGAGGACTATACGAAAAGTCCTGTTGTTACTCATCTTTTTCTCGAGCGTAATCGGTTATTTTCTCTATGACTCAAGCAGTTATATTCAGCTCATCCTGTTTGCCATGCTGCTATATTTCTTTCTGATGCCGATCGATCCCCTGACAGAAAGCCTCAACTTCACGATTGCAGAGAAATCCGGGATCAGTTACGGTTCCATCCGGACATATGGTGCTTTGGGTTATGCGGTCATTTCACTGATCACCGGCTATGTTATGTCATATTTCGGAGCTAACAGCCTGGCCTTCCTTTTTGCCGGCATAGGTTTGATCAGCTTCATCGTCAGCTGGATGATGCCTGATGCACCCGTTTCGGGAAAACCTGTCACTTTAAGCAGCCTTAAGCACTTTTTCAGCAATAAAGAGACACTTCTCTTTCTGTTATTGGTGTTTATCTGTGCTGTTCCAGCAAGGATGAACGATACTTTCCTCGGAGTGTATATCCGGGAACTTGGAGGAAGTGCCAAGCTTGTAGGCTTGACCTGGTTCTTAGCGGCAGGAAGTGAAATCGTTGTATTCGCCCTAAGCTTCTGGTGGCTGCGCAAGGGTAAGGAAATCATCATCATTTCGTTTGCAGCGGCGTTTTTCTTTATCCGTTATTTCGTCTCTGCGTGGATAACCGATCCACAGCTATTAGCTTATTTGCAGGTCATGCAGCTATTGACGTTCCCCATTTTCTACTCGGCCGCCATCCAATATCTGTATCGGATCGTTCCGGTGGAATGGCGTGCTACAGGCCAGACGGTACTGGCGCTGCTATTCTTCGGGGTTTCGGGAATCATTGCTTCTTATATAGGCGGAGCCATATATGGGGCTTTCGGGGGCAAGACCCTTTACCTGTTCATCTCCTCCATCTCCTTCATAGGAATGGTATTTGCTTTGGTTCTTTATCGGATATATGGCAAGAGGCTCGATACTGCAGAAGAAGCTGTATAATCCAAAAAACGGTATAAAAAAGAGCATGTTTTGATCAAAACATGCTCTTTTTGCATTCGAATGTAGTTTCCATTAGCGAAATAAGGGGGCAACCGTTAACATTAGCACGGAGATGCAAAGCAGAATTGTAGTTGTCCTGTTTGAGAGTTTTACTTGTCCGCCATTTTTATAGAACCCTGAAAATTGAAGCCGATTTTTATAGAGTACATAAAGTAATGGAAAAATTGCCAGACCAACAATCCATCCGCCCGTGGTATTCTCTACGGTTATACCAAAAATCGCATAGATTGAATTAATGATGAACCCCAAAATCATTCCAATAACGAAAATAATGGTGACGATACGAAATAATTCTAAGATGACTCTTAACATCATTCACCCGCTTTCTGCTTTTAAGCTGATTTATTATCCAAGAAAAAAAGGCTGCCGCAGCAACCCCTGATAGTGAAAATAACTTTCCAATATAGTGGGATAATTCCCTTAATATAACAAACTTTTACCTATTGGTAAATAGACGCTCTCACTGTTCTTCTTGTACGAGCGAATGCTTAAATGCGTAAATCACTGCTTGTGTGCGGTCTTGCACGGCAAGCTTACTTAATATATTGCTGACATGCACTTTGGCTGTTTTCAGGGCTATGTATAGATCATCCGCAATTTCCTGATTCGATTTCCCTTGTGTCATCAGCAGTAAAATTTCCATTTCGCGATTCGTCAATTGATCATGAAGCTGTGAAATCTTTGGACGACGCAACTTTTCCATCATTTTCCCCGTCACTTCCGGTTCAAGTACGCTTTGCCCCTGGAACGTGGAACGGACAGCTCTCGCAATCTCGCTGGCCTTAGATGTCTTCAACATATAGCTCGTCGCTCCGGCTTCCAATGCCGGGTACACTTTTTCATCATCAAGGAAGCTTGTCACAATGATGATCTTTGCTTCAGGCCATTTTTCGATAATTCGTTTCGTCGCTTCTATGCCGTCCATTTCAGGCATGACCAAATCCATCAAAATGATATCCGGACGCAAATCCATTGCCAGTTCGACAGCTTTCAGACCATTGTCAGCTTCCCCAATCACTTCGATATCCGCCTGTGCGGATAAATAAGCCGATACCCCTATTCTTACCATTTCATGGTCATCGACAAATAATACTTTAATCATCATGATCACCTCCAGCATTTAATAATGGGATTTTCACTTCAAGTTTCGTTCCTTTATTCGGAACGCTAACAAGCTGCATCGTTCCGCCTAATTCAACAGCCCGTTCATGCATGTTTTGCAGACCATATGATCCCGTTTTCGACTCTTCGACGTTAAAACCGATGCCATCATCCGTTATCCGTAAAATGATCAGTCCATCACGAACGATCAATAGCACTTCAAGCGAATCCGCTTTTGCATGTCTTAGAGTATTGGAAATCGATTCTTGTAAAATCCGAAACAGATGGTCCTCAATCCCCTTATCCAGAGTGACAGGCTCCATCTTCCATTTTATATCCATCGTTACTTTTTGAGCCAATTCCAAAAGGAGCTCCTTCATTCCTTCCTGTAAAGATTTTCCCTTTAATGCAACGGGTCTCAAGTGAAGCAATAAAGCCCTCATCTCGAGCTGGGATTGATGGATCATCTCTTCCACTATCTTGAATTGTTTCATTTCCGTTTTTTCCATATCGGATTGTGACTCGGTAATGGCCGACATGAACATCGAAGCGGCAAACAATTGCTGACTCACCGAATCATGCAGTTCCCGCGCCAAACGGTTTCGTTCCTGGGAAACGATTTCCTGGATCTGTTTCTCCTGATCAATGGCCTTTTCATTCGCCATTTTTTGCGATAATTTAGTCTGCTCATTGATTTGCTTATGAATCAGATGCATCCGTTCCACCATTTTAGCCATTTCTTGGACCGGAAACGTCTCCTCTTGCGAAGGTAAGCGGCCCTGTTCAAGTAAATGAAGCCCTTCATCCACCCTTTCCAGCTGCCTCTTCCAAAACATCCCCGAAACGACTCCATAGATCAACCCTACCGTAATGACCAGACTTGGCAGGAATATGACGAAAGGTAACCCCATGACCACTTTCTCCCACAATAAACTCCAGTCGGATAAAGGAAAGATAAAGAAAACCGCCGCCGGCAAAGCAAGGGAAAGAACAAAAGAAACACCAAGGGCAGTCAATATCTGCCGTGTCATTATGCTCATACCCGCTTCACCTCTAAATCCCCAACTAAGATTGAAGTGATGATATGAACCTTGTGATCCGTTTCATTGAACCCTTCCGTTTGGTAGGAATAAATTTGATTAAAGACCCTGGATTCAGGCTTATTTTCAAAGATTCGGGCCCTGCCTGCAACGACGGAATGATGGACCCTGATTTCGATGCCATATGGTACAAGGACAGTAATATTGCCAATGATATTCCTAATGGAAATGACAGCGTCGCCTTTCGGTAAAATCGTTTTGCTTAAATCGATAACCGTATCACCGACCCCGCCCTGAACATTAACGGAATTCCATTCATATACATGTTCGGCCGTTTGTTGATGACCGAACAACTTATTTTTAAATAGATAATCGGTTTTCAGCAATCGTTCCTTCTTGATCCGTTCTTCGTCCAAATCCTCATTGGTTAAAATGGGACTGATCCAATCAGGGTTCTTTTTGGACTGATAATATAAAAGCAAAAGATAAATGAGGATCGCCATAAGGAAAAATCTAAAGACGAACATATTCAAGACTGTGATGATAAGGGAAATCAGCCCTATAAAAAATAGGATTTTCCCGATTGACCGTTTTGTGAATTTCCTGCCTAAATAGATAAATCCTATCGAAAAAGCGATGGAAAAAAGGAGACCTCCACCCGTAAATGAAATCTCTAAAAAAAGCAGGACGACTCCGATGAGAAATATCCATCCCATATAGTCCGTCTTCATCTTGTTCAACATCGGTTCGCCTCCCCTGTATGATCATGATATTCTTAAAAGGCACAGGAACCCGTGCCTTTTAAGAATACCATGAAATTATCACGTTCTGAAGACTGTTTTCCCCCGCCCTCCATTCCAATAAGCCAGGGGATAACAGGAATTCTTCAATGTACGTTTACGCTTCTTTCTGTTCCAATTCTTTTTCAAGCTGGACAATCCTGGCATCGATCGTATGCCGATTATAATCTGTATGGACCTGGTGCTCGATGCGATCGATATAATGCTCCATTTCTTCAAACATCGCTACCGGTTTCGCGTCGGAACTGCCTCCGTCCAATACCCGATTGATCCGGTGGTTTGCCCGGGCAATATTCTCCCTGCCCATCAGTTCCATCCGCTTTAGATGCATATCCTTGAGCTTATGCTTCATTTCTTCATACTTCCGCTCCAGTTCAGCCAACTGAACCTCTGCACTTTTATGCGCCTCCTTCAAACTAAGCCCACGATCCTCATAGTGCAGGCTTTCCTTGATGGCAAATTCCATTAAATCGGTTTCTCCCGACTGCTTAGCGATTTCCGCCTGATGCTTTCGTTTTTCAGCTAGATTTTGCGCTTGATTATATTCACGCGTGAACTCTTCTTTCAAAAGATATTGACGTTCAAGCAGCTTACCGACCTTTTCTGTCTCCTGCTCACATTGACGCAAATATTGATTTAACATCCCAATTGGATTTTTTTGCTCCTTCTTATCCAACAAGTCATGAAAATCCGCTGAAATCGTTTGTTTCATTCTTGAAAATAAATTACCCATTTCAATTCCATCCCTTCTATTAGTTCTTATTCAACTCTTTCCACTCTCTTTCAAAATTTGAGAATGGGTCGTTTTCATTCGATGATGCACTTTCATCATTTTCATTCCATTTTTTATAAACCAGGTAAAGAACATAAGCTGCCACCAATCCCAATATTGCCGGGATATGGGAAATAGAAACGATCAGCACGATAATGGAGACTGATCCCCACGCAACCTTTGCCCCTGTCGATTCGGACTTCATGAACTGCTTGAATCCAAAGTATAGGATCGCCAAGCAAATCGCCAGGCTGATCAATGGACCCACATTCGCCAGTAACAGGAATAATGCGATCAGTCCTACAATAAATAAACCAAATTTCTTCATTGTTTTCGTCCTCCTTTCCTTGTTTATATCTTATCTACTTTTACAAGTTCGTATAATGAGCCTTAGCTATATTTTCTAGTAAGACTTAAGGCGTAGATGCTCTAAGTCCCAGGCTAATGAGGGGCGTTTTGATCGTGAATTTGGACGGCTTACTCGTGAATTTAGATGGTTTACTCGTGAGTTTGGACGCTTTACTCGTGAATTCAGCTGGTTTACTCGTGAGTTTGGACGCTTTACTCGTGAATTCTGATGGTTTACTCGTGAGTTTGGATACTTTACTCGTGAATTCAGCTGATTTACTCGTGAGTTTGGACGCTTTACTCGTGAATTCAGCTGTTTTACTCGTGTTTGGACGGCTTACTCGTGAATTCAGCTGTTTTACTCGTGTTTGGACGGCTTACTCGTGAATTCTGATGGTTTACTCGTGTTTGGACGGCTTACTCGTGAATTCAGCTGGATTACTCGTGTTTGGACGGCTTACTCGTGAATTTAGCTGGCTTACTCGTGAGTTTGGACACTTTACTCGTGAATTCTGATGCTTTACTCGTGAGTTTGGACGCTTTACTCGTGAATTCTAATGGTTTACTCGTGAGTTTGGATACTTTACTCGTGAATTCAGTGTTTTGCTATTTATGCTGAAAATAAAAATCTTCCGATTGTATATAACCGGAAGATTTTTGAACTGCTATTTTCATTACAAATACAAACCTTCGACGTAAACTGACGTGATGGTTTGTGAAATTTCTTCAACAGAACTATGATGTTCGTTTCGGACAATTTCCCAAAGATACATTTCATTCGTGAAAAACCACCCTCTTGCGACAAGCTCATGGTTCAGTTCAGCTCTTGCCAGTCCATTTTGCTGTGCGTAGGCGACGTCCTTTGAAATTCGCTGGATGAACTTCATGCGGATCGCTTTCCATTTATCTGATATGACGGTTGAAACCCCAATGGCCTGTTCGAAAACTTGCATCATATAGCGTTCAGCCTCTGCCATTTTTAAAAATGCATTGGCTTGTTTGTTTATGATATGTTTTGCTTCGTCTTTTGATTTTGGAAAGAAAGAGGTCTCGGCAATTTCGTAAAATTGCTCCATTACGTTCTCCATTAGTACAATTAAAAGATCCTCTTTTCCTTTAAAATGAACATAGGCAGTTCCGTATCCGATGTTTGCCCTTTTGATCATTTGGGAGATAACCGCAGCTTGAAAACCTTCTTCAAGAAATACTTCCTTTGCAGCTTCCAATAACTTTTGACGTGTCATGATTGAGCGCAAATGTCGTTTATCCCCTATTTTACCATTATCCATGCCTATTCCTCCCCTTATCTTCTAGCATAATGGATTTTCCTCAAAATAAAAAACATTTGTTGGAAATTTTTTTGTGAATGATCTAATGTTTATAATTTTCTGAATTAACTTATTGACATCGCGTCATATTCTTTGGTACGATTCTCCTAGAATATTAGATAAACTAATATAGGAGGATGATTATGGTTTCAGAATACACGTTGGATTATGCAAAACAATTGGATGAGATAGATACACTTAAAGGTTTTCGAGAAGAGTTTTATTTAAAGCCGGATTCGATCTATATGGATGGAAACTCATTGGGGCTTCTGTCGAAAAGGGCTGAACGCACTCTTTTGGAATCTTTGGAAGATTGGAAGGAACATGGGATTGATGGATGGACACAAGGGAATCACCCATGGTTTTTCATGGCAGAGAAATTGGGCGCGAAGATGGCCCAATTGGTCGGAGCTTCTCCCGAGGAGGTTATTGTAACCGGCTCCACAACTGTAAATCTGCATCAACTTGTAGCTACTTTTTATAAGCCGGAAGGCATGCGTACAAAAATTTTAGCAGATGAACTAACCTTTCCGACTGACATTTATGCTCTTCAAAGTCAGCTGCGTACACATGGATACGATCCGGAAATCGATCTTATCCGCGTGAAAAGCCGCGATGGAAGGTTTCTTGAAGAGGATGACATCATCGAAGCAATGACCGATGACATCGCTTTGATCATCTTGCCTACAGTCCTCTATCGCAGCGGTCAAATATTGGATATGAAACGATTAACTGAGGAAGCTCATAATAGAGGAATAGTAATCGGTTTTGACGGATGTCATTCTATTGGTGCGATCCCGCATTCATTCAGCGAATGGGGTGTGGATTTTGCGTATTGGTGCAATTATAAACATTTGAATGGCGGTCCTGGCGGTGTTGGCGGTTTATATGTAAATCGAAAACATTTTGGAACGATGCCTGGATTGGCTGGATGGTTCGGCTCCAAAAAAGAAAAACAATTCGATATGGAACATACCTTAACACCAGCTGAATCAGCAGGCGCATATCAAATTGGAACGCCGCATGTGTTAAGTTGTGCACCTTTGATTGGGTCATTAGACATTTTTATAGAAGCGGGAATTGAGAATATTCGCGAAAAATCACTGAAAATCAATCAATATTTAATGGATTTAGTCGAATTAGAATTGGAAGACATGGGTTTTTTCATTGGAACGCCTAGAGAAGACATACGTCGCGGCGGTCATGTAAGCCTTGAGCATAAAGAAGCTGCACGGATATGTAAGGCATTGAAGGAAAACGGTGTCATTCCCGATTTCCGCGCACCCAATATCATTCGCCTTGCTCCAGTTGCACTATATACTTCCTACGCAGAAGTTTGGGAAGTGGTACAAATACTCAAGAAAATCATGTCAGAAAAACAATATGAAAAATTCAAGAATGAACGTGAAGTGGTTGCATAACGTGAATTTTTCGGCAGAGGAGGCTTCTTCCCTCCAATGGTTAGTTGAATCAGCCCGTCATTAGTCTACGCTTAAAACTGACTGCCCATTAGGGCAGGATAAAGTCTTTTGGATAAAAAGGGGATGAACTATGGAGAACAAAAATACTCAATTGAACATTAAAGATGAGCCAGAGAAAGGATTAAAACGTGAGTTAGAAACAAGCCAGCTTTCCATGATCGCGATGGGCTGTGCCATCGGGACGGGGCTATTCCTTGGCAGCGGGCTTGCCATTCAAGCGGCAGGGCCAAGTGTATTGCTCAGTTATGCTCTCGGGGCGTTCATTGTCTTACTATTGATGGGCTGTTTAGCCGAAATGACGGTTGCCCATCCTACTTCCGGATCTTTTGGAGCCATTGCTGAAAAGTACATGACTCCTATGGCAGGCTATCTTGTCCGCTATTCCTATTGGATTGGCAATGTTTTGGCTGTTGGGGTAGAAGTGAGTGCAGTCAGCGTATATATGAATTATTGGTTTCCGGCCGTTCCGGGAATCGTATGGATTTTGTTGTTTGCAGGTGTCCTGATTTATGTAAATGCTACCAGCGTGAATACATTCGCTACATTTGAGTATTGGTTCTCCTTTATTAAAATAAGTGCCATTGTTGGTTTTATCCTTCTTGGAGCCTATGTACTATTCGGTTCATCCGAACAGCCACATATAGGACCGGAAAACTTCGTGAATGAAGGCGGTTTTTTCCCATTTGGTTTGAAGGGTATGTGGATAGCCGTATTCATTTCTTTATTCAGCTTTCTTGGAACTGAATTGATAGCGGTTACATCAGGGGAGGCAAAAGATCCAGATGCAGCTGTTCCAAAAGCATTAAAAGCTACTGTGTTTCGTTTATCCACTTTCTATGTGCTGACAATCGGGATCATGCTGATGATCGTTCCATGGAAAACGGCTGGGATCGAGGTAAGTCCATTCGTAAAAGTGATGGAAATATTGAACATTCCAGGTGCATCCGGGATCATGAACTTTATTATTTTAACGGCTGCCATATCTGCCATGAACGCTCAGCTCTATGCTTCAACACGTATGATGTTTTCATTGGCACGTGGAAAAAATGCACCTAGCTTTTTAGGAAAGTTAAACAAAAAGGGTGTTCCGACAAAAGCACTTGCTGTCTCTTCAACAGGGATTTTTATCGCTGCAGGCGTTCATGCGTTACTTCCTGGTTCTTCCTATGCCTTCATGATGGGGATTTCCATGTTCGGTGCCATGTTCACATGGCTTATGATCTTCATCTCCCATTTGTTTTTCAGGGTGAAATGGGATAAAACAGGCGGACGCAAGTTACCGGTAAGGATGATCGGTTTCCCCTATTTAACGATACTAGGAGCTGTTCTTCTATTTAGTTTGATGATTACGTCATGGTTTACGGATTTCAAAATCATGCTTCAATTCGGGATTCCTTGGTTACTATTTTTATCTGTCGCTTATTTTGTTTCGAAAAAAAGAAATATTAATCATAATGTAGTGGAGGAAACTCTGGCAGAAAAGATAGAATAGAATGACGGAAAAAATTGATCACAGTTTTTTATATGAAAAGTGAGGGGATTGCGGAATGAAGAATATGGATAACAATGGACAAACAATAACTGGGCTTGAGAAAGAAATTCAAACCGATTTTCAAAAGTCGATGTCTTACGGAGATTATCTCCACCTTGATAAGATTTTAACTAGTCAACATAGATGTTCCGATCATCATGATGAAATGCTTTTTATCATTATCCATCAAGCGAGTGAGCTATGGATGAAGCTCATTTTACATGAATTGACAGCTGCTACTGAGTCTATTCGCCAAAACAAATTGGAACCCTCGTTTAAAATGCTGTCGCGTGTTTCAAGGATTCAGCAGCAATTGATTCAGTCATGGAATGTCCTTTCAACTTTGACACCGGCAGAATATATGGAGTTCAGGGATAAACTTGGACAATCTTCCGGATTCCAATCCTATCAGAATCGTTTGATTGAATTTGCTCTAGGAAACAAAAATGTCCATACGCTATCTGTCTATCAACATCAGACAGATCTATACGAACAAATGCAGGAGGCCCTTAATGAGCCAAGTATTTATGATGCGGCGATTAATGCCCTTGTGGCGCGGGGATTACCCATTGATCAAGAAGCGCTTAACAGGGATTGGTCACAAAAATATGAACCAAATACCAGTGTAGAAGAAGCGTGGCTGACAGTTTACCGCGATGTCGAGCAATATTGGGACTTATATGAGTTGGGCGAGAAGTTAGTGGACATTGGCCATCAACAGCAATTATGGCGTTTTAATCATATGACCACAGTGGAAAGGATTATTGGTAATAAACAAGGTACTGGCGGATCATCAGGTGTCAACTATTTAAAAAGAGCCTTGGACCAACACTTTTTCCCAGAACTATGGAGCCTAAGAACGAAGCTATAAGAGGAAAATAGGCAGGTTAATTTTTAAAGAAAGCAACAGCCAGAAGATATGGAGGTAAGATGCATGGGAACATGGATTGATATTTCACAACGTCTGGATGAAAACGTTGCAGTCTGGCCTGGAGACACACCTTTCTCCTACAAAGTCAATTGGAGTAAAGAAGAGAGTGGATCTGTCAATGTAGGTCAAATCAATATGAGCATTCACACTGGTACCCATATTGATGCACCTTTTCATTTTGATAACGATGGAAAAAGAGTGATTGAACTGGATCTCGATTTATATATGGGGAATGCCCGAGTCATCCTTTTACCAAACAGAACGAGCATTGGAGTCAATGAATTATCCAATCTGGATCTACAAGGCGTCACCCGTCTGTTAATTCGGACAGACGCATGGAAGGATAAACGTGTGTTTCCACAAACCATTCCTCATATCCAACCAGAATTAGCGGCATATCTTTCAGAACTCGGTGTTCGTCTTATCGGTCTTGATTTGCCATCCGTAGATCCATTGGATAGTAAAGAACTGTCTGCCCATCATGAGCTTGCCGGTCATGGAATTCACATTTTGGAAGGGCTTGTATTGGACGATATAGGACCAGGGAATTATGAGTTGGCAGCCCTCCCACTTCCATTAGTTGAAGCAGATGGAAGTCCGGTACGTGCTGTTTTGAAAAAGTTACCCTAACATATAACAGTGTTGGTATTGAATTAATAAAAAAAACGAGCCAGATCAAAAAATGATTTGGCTTGTTTTTTTGTTTCATTAAACACCGTATTTATTAGTCAAGCCGACGATTTCCCCTCTCTATCGAATTTATCTCCCTAAACCAAGTACATCTATGTTATAATTTTCAGAATTCATCACTAAGAGTGGAGGTTCGAATATGGAAAACTTTTATTTGTTCATCATCATGTGCATTCTTCTCATCATTTTACCTGGTCCAGA
It contains:
- a CDS encoding MFS transporter; translated protein: MKALRLLKSFNFLYFGLLAIFIPFLPVYLADQGLRPAQIGFIIGTGGFVTLITQPLWGMISDKTRTIRKVLLLLIFFSSVIGYFLYDSSSYIQLILFAMLLYFFLMPIDPLTESLNFTIAEKSGISYGSIRTYGALGYAVISLITGYVMSYFGANSLAFLFAGIGLISFIVSWMMPDAPVSGKPVTLSSLKHFFSNKETLLFLLLVFICAVPARMNDTFLGVYIRELGGSAKLVGLTWFLAAGSEIVVFALSFWWLRKGKEIIIISFAAAFFFIRYFVSAWITDPQLLAYLQVMQLLTFPIFYSAAIQYLYRIVPVEWRATGQTVLALLFFGVSGIIASYIGGAIYGAFGGKTLYLFISSISFIGMVFALVLYRIYGKRLDTAEEAV
- a CDS encoding response regulator transcription factor — protein: MIKVLFVDDHEMVRIGVSAYLSAQADIEVIGEADNGLKAVELAMDLRPDIILMDLVMPEMDGIEATKRIIEKWPEAKIIIVTSFLDDEKVYPALEAGATSYMLKTSKASEIARAVRSTFQGQSVLEPEVTGKMMEKLRRPKISQLHDQLTNREMEILLLMTQGKSNQEIADDLYIALKTAKVHVSNILSKLAVQDRTQAVIYAFKHSLVQEEQ
- a CDS encoding sensor histidine kinase, with product MSIMTRQILTALGVSFVLSLALPAAVFFIFPLSDWSLLWEKVVMGLPFVIFLPSLVITVGLIYGVVSGMFWKRQLERVDEGLHLLEQGRLPSQEETFPVQEMAKMVERMHLIHKQINEQTKLSQKMANEKAIDQEKQIQEIVSQERNRLARELHDSVSQQLFAASMFMSAITESQSDMEKTEMKQFKIVEEMIHQSQLEMRALLLHLRPVALKGKSLQEGMKELLLELAQKVTMDIKWKMEPVTLDKGIEDHLFRILQESISNTLRHAKADSLEVLLIVRDGLIILRITDDGIGFNVEESKTGSYGLQNMHERAVELGGTMQLVSVPNKGTKLEVKIPLLNAGGDHDD
- the liaF gene encoding cell wall-active antibiotics response protein LiaF, with the protein product MLNKMKTDYMGWIFLIGVVLLFLEISFTGGGLLFSIAFSIGFIYLGRKFTKRSIGKILFFIGLISLIITVLNMFVFRFFLMAILIYLLLLYYQSKKNPDWISPILTNEDLDEERIKKERLLKTDYLFKNKLFGHQQTAEHVYEWNSVNVQGGVGDTVIDLSKTILPKGDAVISIRNIIGNITVLVPYGIEIRVHHSVVAGRARIFENKPESRVFNQIYSYQTEGFNETDHKVHIITSILVGDLEVKRV
- a CDS encoding PspA/IM30 family protein encodes the protein MGNLFSRMKQTISADFHDLLDKKEQKNPIGMLNQYLRQCEQETEKVGKLLERQYLLKEEFTREYNQAQNLAEKRKHQAEIAKQSGETDLMEFAIKESLHYEDRGLSLKEAHKSAEVQLAELERKYEEMKHKLKDMHLKRMELMGRENIARANHRINRVLDGGSSDAKPVAMFEEMEHYIDRIEHQVHTDYNRHTIDARIVQLEKELEQKEA
- a CDS encoding flagellar basal body rod protein, giving the protein MKKFGLFIVGLIALFLLLANVGPLISLAICLAILYFGFKQFMKSESTGAKVAWGSVSIIVLIVSISHIPAILGLVAAYVLYLVYKKWNENDESASSNENDPFSNFEREWKELNKN
- a CDS encoding TetR/AcrR family transcriptional regulator — translated: MDNGKIGDKRHLRSIMTRQKLLEAAKEVFLEEGFQAAVISQMIKRANIGYGTAYVHFKGKEDLLIVLMENVMEQFYEIAETSFFPKSKDEAKHIINKQANAFLKMAEAERYMMQVFEQAIGVSTVISDKWKAIRMKFIQRISKDVAYAQQNGLARAELNHELVARGWFFTNEMYLWEIVRNEHHSSVEEISQTITSVYVEGLYL
- the kynU gene encoding kynureninase, with amino-acid sequence MVSEYTLDYAKQLDEIDTLKGFREEFYLKPDSIYMDGNSLGLLSKRAERTLLESLEDWKEHGIDGWTQGNHPWFFMAEKLGAKMAQLVGASPEEVIVTGSTTVNLHQLVATFYKPEGMRTKILADELTFPTDIYALQSQLRTHGYDPEIDLIRVKSRDGRFLEEDDIIEAMTDDIALIILPTVLYRSGQILDMKRLTEEAHNRGIVIGFDGCHSIGAIPHSFSEWGVDFAYWCNYKHLNGGPGGVGGLYVNRKHFGTMPGLAGWFGSKKEKQFDMEHTLTPAESAGAYQIGTPHVLSCAPLIGSLDIFIEAGIENIREKSLKINQYLMDLVELELEDMGFFIGTPREDIRRGGHVSLEHKEAARICKALKENGVIPDFRAPNIIRLAPVALYTSYAEVWEVVQILKKIMSEKQYEKFKNEREVVA
- a CDS encoding amino acid permease, giving the protein MENKNTQLNIKDEPEKGLKRELETSQLSMIAMGCAIGTGLFLGSGLAIQAAGPSVLLSYALGAFIVLLLMGCLAEMTVAHPTSGSFGAIAEKYMTPMAGYLVRYSYWIGNVLAVGVEVSAVSVYMNYWFPAVPGIVWILLFAGVLIYVNATSVNTFATFEYWFSFIKISAIVGFILLGAYVLFGSSEQPHIGPENFVNEGGFFPFGLKGMWIAVFISLFSFLGTELIAVTSGEAKDPDAAVPKALKATVFRLSTFYVLTIGIMLMIVPWKTAGIEVSPFVKVMEILNIPGASGIMNFIILTAAISAMNAQLYASTRMMFSLARGKNAPSFLGKLNKKGVPTKALAVSSTGIFIAAGVHALLPGSSYAFMMGISMFGAMFTWLMIFISHLFFRVKWDKTGGRKLPVRMIGFPYLTILGAVLLFSLMITSWFTDFKIMLQFGIPWLLFLSVAYFVSKKRNINHNVVEETLAEKIE